A single genomic interval of Arthrobacter globiformis harbors:
- a CDS encoding glycoside hydrolase family 3 C-terminal domain-containing protein — protein MNATTQTLTEDAVENAIRSLDLAAKIRLLSGARMFSLHADAAIGLEEIVMSDGPTGVRGEEVVGGRESCLLPNATLLAQTWDPEVLAEVGGILAEEAMDQKSHVVLGPTINLHRTPLGGRLFECFSEDPYLTGILAAAYVKSLQRRGIGASPKHFLANESETQRTTVDCIVDERALRELYLLPFEIVDHDAHPWTVMASYNSVNGTSATEHDGLINLILKGEWGFDGLVISDWFATKRAAESANAGLDLVMPGPETVWSTSLEKAVRAGAVSEETIDDHVRRLLRLAARVGAFAGSRSWPTAVPRPDGELRREQLRRISAEGMTVLKNDSGVLPLAPETGTVAIIGRHATDTVAQGGGSARVRPPHVVSIGDGLTAALGSDSVTVVDGVETRTRLMAAPPSLVRDPETGTPGMRVRALDERGHVIESRHFDLAELEVAEDGWLAGAARIELSADVALPAPTRMRVGVIGPGDWSLSASGHHESFTVTPHQGPGGGLHRPKSHASVVALEPGTRITATTGPHFEMRIIGLVLTAAPRAAAAAIREAVEAAAHADTAIVIVGNTQEQETEGQDKKTLALPGEQDALVAAVAAVAPRTVVVVNAATPVLMPWLDDVDAVLFAGLPGQEAGDAVAAALTGDIEPAGRLVTTFPARDGDGPAWSTTPTEGQLVYAEGTRVGYRGWHAAGTEPMFWFGHGLGYTTWGYTTAAITGEDGPAVTEVTVALSNTGSRQGKETVQAYLIPEGPDEPARLIGWAQVSLGPGENGNVRIKCDPRTQRVWDPAGQAWLPLNGGTLAIARGLGDIRIKHQLDVRQEA, from the coding sequence GTGAACGCCACGACTCAGACCCTCACGGAGGACGCCGTCGAGAACGCCATCCGCTCCCTCGACCTCGCGGCGAAGATCCGCCTCCTCTCGGGGGCGAGGATGTTCAGCCTCCACGCTGATGCTGCCATCGGCCTCGAGGAAATCGTGATGTCCGACGGGCCCACCGGGGTCCGCGGCGAGGAGGTCGTGGGCGGCCGTGAGAGCTGCCTGCTCCCGAACGCGACCCTCCTGGCTCAAACCTGGGACCCCGAAGTCCTCGCCGAAGTCGGGGGGATCCTTGCGGAGGAGGCGATGGACCAGAAGAGCCATGTTGTCCTGGGCCCGACCATCAACCTTCACCGCACCCCGCTCGGCGGAAGGCTCTTCGAGTGCTTCAGTGAGGACCCCTACCTCACGGGCATTCTTGCAGCCGCGTACGTGAAATCTCTCCAGCGCAGGGGCATCGGCGCATCTCCCAAGCACTTCCTTGCCAACGAATCCGAGACCCAGCGAACGACGGTCGACTGCATTGTGGACGAGCGGGCCCTGCGTGAGCTGTACTTGCTGCCGTTCGAGATCGTAGATCACGATGCCCACCCGTGGACCGTCATGGCCTCCTACAACAGCGTCAACGGCACCAGCGCCACCGAGCACGACGGGCTCATCAACCTGATCCTCAAGGGCGAGTGGGGCTTCGACGGGCTGGTCATATCCGACTGGTTCGCTACCAAGCGGGCCGCCGAGAGCGCCAACGCCGGCCTTGACCTGGTCATGCCCGGCCCAGAGACGGTCTGGAGCACCTCGCTCGAGAAAGCCGTCCGCGCCGGCGCCGTGAGCGAGGAGACCATCGATGACCACGTCCGCCGCCTCCTGCGGCTCGCCGCACGCGTCGGCGCCTTCGCCGGGTCCCGCAGCTGGCCCACCGCGGTCCCCCGCCCGGATGGCGAGTTGCGCCGCGAGCAGCTGCGCCGGATCTCAGCCGAGGGCATGACGGTGCTCAAAAACGACAGTGGCGTCCTCCCCCTCGCCCCTGAGACTGGAACGGTCGCTATAATCGGCCGGCACGCCACCGACACCGTCGCCCAGGGCGGCGGTTCCGCCCGTGTCCGCCCCCCGCACGTGGTCAGCATCGGCGACGGCCTCACAGCCGCCCTCGGAAGTGACAGCGTAACGGTCGTCGACGGCGTCGAGACACGCACTAGGCTCATGGCGGCACCGCCCTCCCTCGTCCGCGACCCGGAGACAGGCACACCAGGTATGCGGGTCCGCGCGTTGGACGAGCGCGGTCACGTCATCGAATCCCGCCACTTTGATCTGGCCGAACTCGAGGTCGCCGAAGACGGGTGGCTTGCCGGCGCCGCCCGGATCGAGCTCTCCGCCGACGTCGCGCTCCCCGCCCCTACGAGGATGCGCGTCGGAGTCATCGGCCCGGGAGACTGGAGCCTGAGCGCTTCAGGCCACCACGAGTCGTTCACCGTCACCCCCCATCAGGGCCCCGGCGGTGGTCTTCATCGCCCCAAGAGCCACGCCTCCGTCGTCGCCCTCGAACCAGGGACACGGATCACCGCCACCACGGGCCCGCACTTTGAGATGCGTATCATCGGGCTCGTCCTCACCGCCGCTCCCAGGGCGGCCGCCGCGGCGATAAGGGAGGCCGTGGAAGCCGCCGCCCATGCAGACACCGCGATCGTCATCGTAGGCAACACCCAGGAGCAGGAAACAGAGGGCCAGGACAAAAAGACCCTCGCCCTGCCCGGAGAGCAGGACGCCCTCGTGGCCGCCGTGGCCGCCGTCGCCCCGCGCACCGTCGTCGTGGTCAACGCCGCAACGCCGGTCCTGATGCCCTGGCTCGACGACGTCGACGCCGTCCTCTTCGCCGGGCTCCCCGGCCAAGAGGCCGGTGACGCCGTCGCGGCCGCCCTCACCGGGGATATCGAACCGGCAGGCCGCCTGGTCACCACCTTTCCCGCCCGCGACGGCGACGGACCCGCCTGGTCCACAACGCCAACCGAGGGCCAGCTTGTCTATGCCGAGGGGACCCGCGTCGGCTACCGGGGATGGCACGCCGCCGGAACCGAGCCGATGTTCTGGTTCGGACACGGCCTCGGCTACACGACCTGGGGCTACACCACGGCCGCAATCACCGGCGAGGACGGCCCTGCCGTCACCGAAGTCACCGTCGCGCTGAGTAACACCGGATCCCGCCAGGGGAAGGAGACCGTGCAGGCTTACCTCATCCCGGAAGGCCCGGACGAGCCGGCACGGCTGATCGGATGGGCCCAGGTTTCCCTCGGCCCCGGCGAGAACGGTAATGTTCGCATCAAGTGCGACCCCCGCACCCAGCGCGTCTGGGACCCAGCAGGCCAGGCATGGCTCCCGCTAAACGGCGGCACCCTCGCCATCGCCCGCGGCTTGGGCGACATCCGGATCAAGCACCAACTCGACGTCAGGCAGGAGGCCTAG
- a CDS encoding MFS transporter has product MVVSDPGAGHGATTSLSSSPAPIPVEKAPVRVIATMVAARLGLMLALFTPIVAGMTLKVQTLVPQPEVAGTLGAVVSMGAFAALLFDPVFGRLSDRTVGRFGRRRPWLVFGAVGLLASLTLIAAAPNAVVLGLGWFLAQALGNAAVAAHTATLADQIPTWQRGKVSGMIGIAQQAASLGAAYSAAFLGANMLLLFLVPGTVSLALVLIFAFVLPDKPMARRPKSEGGLRTALKTFWVNPRRHPDFAFAWVSRFLVVLAMFMFVTFRLLYLQQDLHLPRAEAASTLATGVLIYTLTLMAAGQVAGWLSDRLARRKVFIWASAVVFGIGTWMLSTASSTSGFYWAEAVIGMGFGIYVAVDLALVVDVLPNPDDTAKDLGVFNIAVAAPQALAPGLSAALLAAGGGGYDLMLAVAAGIALLGALAILPVKKVR; this is encoded by the coding sequence ATGGTTGTGTCTGATCCCGGCGCCGGACACGGAGCGACGACGTCGCTGTCCAGCTCGCCCGCACCTATCCCCGTCGAGAAGGCCCCCGTCCGTGTCATTGCCACCATGGTGGCCGCCCGGCTCGGTCTGATGCTGGCCCTCTTCACCCCGATCGTGGCGGGCATGACGCTCAAGGTTCAGACCCTTGTTCCCCAGCCGGAAGTGGCCGGGACGCTCGGGGCTGTCGTCTCGATGGGCGCGTTTGCCGCTCTGCTGTTCGACCCGGTCTTCGGCCGTCTCAGCGACCGGACTGTCGGGCGTTTCGGCCGCCGCCGGCCGTGGCTGGTCTTCGGGGCGGTGGGCCTGCTGGCCAGCCTCACGCTCATCGCAGCCGCGCCTAACGCAGTCGTCTTGGGCCTCGGCTGGTTCCTTGCCCAAGCCCTCGGCAATGCCGCCGTCGCGGCTCACACCGCAACCCTGGCGGACCAGATTCCCACTTGGCAGCGCGGCAAGGTCAGCGGCATGATCGGCATCGCCCAGCAGGCCGCCAGCCTCGGGGCGGCCTACTCCGCCGCGTTCCTCGGGGCGAACATGCTCCTGCTCTTCCTGGTCCCCGGAACGGTTTCGCTAGCGCTGGTGCTCATCTTCGCGTTCGTGCTGCCGGACAAGCCCATGGCCCGCCGGCCCAAGTCGGAGGGTGGGCTGCGCACGGCGTTGAAGACGTTCTGGGTCAACCCACGCCGGCACCCTGACTTCGCCTTCGCCTGGGTCTCCCGCTTTCTTGTGGTACTCGCGATGTTCATGTTCGTCACCTTCCGGCTCCTTTATCTGCAGCAGGACCTACACCTGCCCAGGGCCGAGGCGGCCAGCACGCTGGCGACCGGTGTGCTCATCTACACTCTGACGCTCATGGCCGCCGGTCAGGTCGCGGGCTGGCTGTCCGACCGGCTGGCCCGACGGAAGGTCTTCATCTGGGCTTCGGCCGTAGTCTTCGGCATCGGCACGTGGATGCTCAGCACAGCAAGCTCTACCTCAGGGTTCTACTGGGCCGAGGCCGTTATCGGCATGGGTTTCGGCATCTACGTCGCCGTTGACCTCGCCCTTGTCGTGGACGTCCTGCCCAACCCGGACGACACAGCCAAGGACCTCGGCGTGTTCAACATCGCCGTTGCGGCGCCCCAGGCCCTGGCCCCGGGCCTGTCGGCCGCCCTGCTGGCTGCCGGCGGGGGCGGCTATGACCTCATGCTCGCTGTGGCCGCCGGCATCGCCCTGCTCGGAGCCCTTGCGATCCTCCCCGTGAAGAAGGTGCGCTGA
- a CDS encoding IclR family transcriptional regulator: MNLGKPENLKLSATVNSFRILETIARLGPGTTAKDITDTLSMPPTTAYRLLNALVGDEFLVRTPDLRGFTLGHAVTGFISAGALPSIPTAARNLLEEFRGQTRFAVHLVTFQMSSIKIADSDPDHPPRSEAEMMRYLHASAAGKLFLSTRENPTAALPENLLKKLTPKTITDVKSLQSDLEQINKRDYAIQLDELEEGRCCLAVPIATPGSPPGGALCLGGTSERLDAIRAHLTSAQQAAARLAPLLF, translated from the coding sequence GTGAATCTCGGCAAACCGGAGAACCTGAAATTAAGTGCAACAGTAAACTCATTTCGGATTCTGGAAACAATCGCTCGCCTGGGTCCGGGTACAACCGCGAAAGATATTACAGATACGTTATCGATGCCACCAACAACCGCTTATCGGCTGCTCAATGCGCTCGTTGGCGACGAATTCCTGGTACGTACGCCGGACTTGCGCGGCTTCACTTTAGGTCATGCAGTCACCGGGTTCATATCAGCAGGTGCTCTGCCATCAATTCCAACCGCAGCGCGCAATCTCCTAGAAGAGTTTCGCGGCCAGACCCGATTTGCCGTGCACCTTGTTACGTTTCAAATGTCATCCATAAAAATTGCCGATTCTGATCCTGATCATCCGCCGCGCTCTGAAGCTGAAATGATGCGATATCTCCACGCGTCCGCGGCAGGCAAACTGTTTCTCTCTACACGGGAAAATCCCACGGCTGCTCTTCCTGAGAATTTACTCAAAAAATTGACACCCAAAACGATCACGGACGTCAAATCTCTGCAAAGCGATCTCGAGCAAATCAACAAGAGGGACTACGCAATACAGCTCGATGAACTGGAGGAAGGCCGTTGCTGTCTTGCAGTTCCCATAGCCACACCAGGTTCACCACCAGGAGGCGCATTATGCCTTGGCGGTACATCGGAACGACTGGACGCGATCAGGGCACACCTAACATCGGCGCAGCAGGCAGCCGCGCGGCTGGCTCCTCTCCTATTCTGA
- a CDS encoding APC family permease has protein sequence MSVRRNRVISPQSPVAGLSRRNLPFIPVFAQAVAAVAPAGGMSVVPALVFGTTGTNLVLSFLIAMAVMLLVSSCLRPMAQRMAAVSGLYSYTAKGLGSSAAITAGWSVIFGYGLIAMASLLAVGTYGANIFESLWGSAGDRTLVVTLIILAAAALAGFFMVRGIHISAKVTLLVECVSILLLASLLTAYFVLARPHVDLGSLISVNGNFDSLSLGVVVAVSAFVGFESSTTLGGEAQRPFINIPRTIRWTPIVTGALYLLAVTGQDIALKDAPGFIASSPTPLSDMFYFKTSALMAVMLDAGIAGSFFACTVASVNALARTLFCMGREGIAPAIIGRTHPTFRTPWAAILTAMPVITAVPITMVVFGVSPEKGLTNLFTLGAYGYLGAYVLASASLPFFLRRIGEGTWFSWALGGLTVGAVAFVVWNAVSVSAQEGNIQAGVYGFILTLSVLHAQLLRWRSPARLDGVGIYDEPRESDIHSSADSGRIP, from the coding sequence GTGTCCGTTCGTCGCAACCGCGTGATATCCCCCCAATCGCCCGTCGCCGGGCTCAGTCGCCGGAACCTGCCGTTTATACCCGTCTTCGCGCAGGCCGTGGCCGCGGTTGCTCCAGCCGGCGGTATGTCCGTTGTTCCTGCTCTGGTGTTCGGCACCACGGGCACCAACCTCGTCCTGTCCTTCCTGATCGCTATGGCAGTGATGCTGCTGGTCTCGTCCTGTCTGCGTCCGATGGCGCAGAGGATGGCCGCGGTCAGTGGCCTGTACAGCTATACAGCTAAGGGGCTCGGCTCCAGCGCGGCTATCACTGCAGGGTGGTCGGTGATCTTCGGTTATGGTCTGATCGCGATGGCGAGCCTGCTGGCCGTCGGGACATACGGGGCCAATATCTTCGAGAGTTTGTGGGGTTCCGCCGGCGATAGAACACTGGTCGTAACCCTGATCATTCTTGCTGCCGCTGCCCTGGCGGGTTTCTTCATGGTCCGCGGCATCCATATATCTGCAAAGGTGACCCTCCTGGTGGAGTGCGTTTCGATCCTGCTGCTGGCGTCTTTACTTACGGCGTATTTCGTACTGGCCCGACCTCATGTGGACCTTGGTTCACTTATTTCAGTGAACGGAAATTTCGATTCACTCTCCCTCGGGGTGGTTGTGGCGGTCAGCGCTTTTGTCGGTTTCGAAAGCTCAACGACCCTGGGGGGAGAGGCGCAGCGGCCCTTTATCAACATCCCGCGCACGATCCGTTGGACTCCGATAGTCACCGGGGCGCTCTACCTTCTTGCGGTAACGGGGCAGGACATCGCACTGAAGGATGCCCCGGGTTTTATTGCCTCAAGCCCGACGCCGCTATCCGACATGTTCTACTTCAAGACTTCGGCCCTAATGGCGGTCATGCTGGATGCCGGAATAGCCGGCTCCTTTTTTGCCTGTACCGTTGCCTCAGTCAACGCCTTGGCCAGAACTCTTTTCTGCATGGGAAGGGAGGGCATTGCACCAGCAATAATCGGGCGCACTCATCCAACCTTCAGAACGCCGTGGGCAGCGATTTTGACGGCCATGCCCGTTATTACCGCCGTTCCCATCACCATGGTCGTGTTCGGCGTATCACCCGAAAAGGGGCTCACCAACCTCTTCACCTTGGGCGCTTACGGCTATCTCGGTGCCTATGTTCTGGCAAGCGCGTCCTTGCCCTTTTTCCTCAGGCGGATCGGGGAAGGAACCTGGTTTTCCTGGGCTCTGGGAGGGTTAACGGTTGGCGCCGTAGCGTTCGTGGTCTGGAATGCCGTCTCGGTCTCTGCTCAGGAAGGCAACATCCAGGCCGGCGTCTATGGCTTCATTCTCACCCTCAGCGTCCTCCATGCCCAACTGCTCCGATGGCGCTCCCCCGCTCGCCTGGATGGGGTGGGAATATACGATGAACCAAGAGAATCCGACATTCACTCCTCGGCTGACTCCGGGCGGATACCGTGA
- the exaC gene encoding acetaldehyde dehydrogenase ExaC: MTVYAQPGTEGSKVAFKDRYENWIGGEWVAPVKGQYFENITPVTGKAFCEVARSTAEDIDLALDAAHKAAPAWGKASAAERAAVLNKVADRIEQNLELLAVAETWDNGKPVRESLAADIPLVADHFRYFASAIRAQEGRLSQLDDDTTAYHYHEPLGVVGLIVPWNFPILMAVWKLAPALAAGNAVVLKPAEQTPASILVLMELLADILPTGVVNVVNGFGVEAGKPLASSPRIRKIAFTGETTTGRLISQYASQNLIPVTLELGGKSPNLFFNDVADSNDAFYDKAQEGFTLFALNQGEVCTAPSRALVQEDIYDSFMADAVARVEKIIQGNPLDTETQLGAQASNDQLEKILSYIDIGKQEGAKVLTGGARAQLPGDLAGGYYMQPTVFEGHNKMRIFQEEIFGPVVSVTKFSDYNDAVEIANDTLYGLGAGVWSRNGNVAYRAGREIQAGRVWVNNYHAYPAGAAFGGYKSSGIGRENHAMMLDHYQQTKNLLVSYNENKLGFF, translated from the coding sequence ATGACTGTTTACGCACAGCCCGGTACCGAGGGCTCGAAGGTCGCCTTCAAGGACCGCTATGAGAACTGGATCGGCGGCGAGTGGGTGGCCCCGGTGAAGGGCCAGTACTTCGAAAACATCACCCCCGTCACCGGCAAGGCCTTCTGCGAGGTAGCCAGGAGCACGGCCGAGGACATCGATCTGGCCCTGGATGCAGCGCATAAAGCCGCGCCTGCCTGGGGTAAAGCATCGGCGGCCGAGCGCGCTGCGGTACTGAACAAGGTGGCCGACCGGATTGAGCAGAACCTGGAGCTGCTGGCCGTGGCCGAGACCTGGGACAACGGCAAGCCGGTGCGCGAGTCGCTCGCGGCGGACATCCCGCTGGTAGCAGACCACTTCCGCTACTTCGCCTCAGCCATTCGTGCACAGGAAGGCCGGCTCTCCCAGCTCGACGACGACACCACCGCCTACCACTACCATGAGCCCCTCGGGGTAGTGGGACTAATCGTCCCGTGGAACTTCCCGATACTGATGGCCGTCTGGAAACTCGCCCCGGCTCTCGCCGCCGGCAACGCCGTCGTCCTCAAGCCGGCCGAGCAGACCCCGGCATCGATCCTGGTGCTGATGGAGCTGCTGGCCGACATCCTGCCCACGGGCGTGGTCAACGTCGTCAACGGCTTCGGGGTGGAGGCCGGCAAGCCGCTGGCGTCCAGCCCGCGGATCCGCAAGATCGCGTTCACGGGCGAGACCACCACGGGCCGTCTGATCAGCCAGTACGCCAGTCAGAACCTGATCCCGGTCACCCTCGAACTCGGCGGCAAGAGCCCCAACCTTTTCTTCAACGACGTCGCCGACTCCAACGACGCCTTCTATGACAAGGCCCAGGAGGGCTTCACCCTCTTCGCCTTAAACCAGGGCGAGGTGTGCACCGCCCCGTCCCGCGCGCTGGTACAGGAAGACATCTACGACTCCTTTATGGCCGACGCCGTAGCCCGGGTAGAAAAGATCATTCAGGGCAACCCGCTGGACACCGAAACCCAGCTCGGAGCCCAGGCCTCCAATGACCAGCTCGAAAAAATCCTCTCCTACATCGACATCGGAAAGCAGGAGGGCGCCAAGGTCCTCACCGGCGGCGCCCGCGCCCAGCTCCCCGGCGACCTGGCCGGCGGCTACTACATGCAGCCCACGGTCTTTGAAGGCCACAACAAGATGCGGATCTTCCAGGAGGAAATCTTCGGACCTGTGGTGTCGGTGACAAAGTTCAGCGACTACAACGACGCCGTGGAGATCGCCAACGACACCCTGTACGGCCTCGGCGCCGGTGTCTGGTCCCGCAACGGCAACGTGGCATACCGGGCCGGCCGCGAGATCCAGGCCGGGCGGGTCTGGGTCAACAACTACCACGCCTACCCGGCCGGCGCCGCGTTCGGCGGTTACAAGTCCTCCGGCATCGGCCGTGAAAACCACGCCATGATGCTGGACCACTACCAGCAGACCAAGAACCTGCTGGTCAGCTACAACGAAAACAAGCTCGGCTTCTTCTAA
- a CDS encoding DUF779 domain-containing protein codes for MTKTRLDSAVTLPGEDFSRVALTSDAVELLRKLWARHGALMFHQSGGCCDGSAPMCYPAGEFQTGAADVLLGRFDIASKAESEGADTEHQPVDFWMSREQFGYWSHTHLTVDVVQGRGSGFSLESPDGVRFLIRSTLMNWSA; via the coding sequence GTGACAAAAACTCGCCTTGACTCTGCGGTGACACTTCCTGGAGAGGATTTCTCCAGGGTTGCGCTGACATCGGATGCAGTGGAGTTACTGAGAAAACTTTGGGCGAGGCATGGAGCGTTGATGTTCCACCAGTCCGGTGGCTGCTGCGATGGATCGGCCCCCATGTGCTATCCCGCAGGTGAATTTCAGACTGGAGCGGCCGACGTCCTGCTGGGACGATTCGACATTGCCTCCAAAGCCGAGAGCGAAGGCGCTGACACTGAGCACCAGCCAGTGGATTTTTGGATGTCCAGAGAGCAGTTTGGTTACTGGAGCCATACCCACCTGACGGTGGACGTGGTGCAGGGCAGAGGGAGCGGGTTTTCACTGGAGTCACCCGACGGAGTGCGCTTCCTCATCCGCTCAACCCTCATGAACTGGTCCGCCTAG
- a CDS encoding enoyl-CoA hydratase/isomerase family protein, with translation MTFENLQFRCAGGVAWIMLDRPAAANSLSIALAEEFCAAVDLANNNRDVHVVVLQGAGKFFCAGGDVAAMAEAEDPAEFLRILAGKMSEGLLALTRSRLVTIAAVHGAAAGAGLALVLNSDLVLASSNASFQSAYAKVGLTPDCGVSYLLPQVVGPRRAAEICLSGRVVTAPEALQWGLVNEVVDESALQLRAEDLALRLAGSAAQTLGPTKRLLTRAAVAAYGKHLDDEVATISTIVSHENTRNRIISFAGRSKAGGRS, from the coding sequence ATGACATTTGAAAACCTCCAGTTCCGGTGCGCCGGCGGAGTTGCCTGGATCATGCTGGACCGACCCGCTGCTGCCAACTCACTGAGCATCGCCCTCGCCGAGGAGTTCTGCGCGGCAGTAGACCTCGCAAACAACAACCGTGACGTTCATGTGGTCGTACTCCAGGGTGCCGGTAAGTTCTTCTGCGCCGGTGGCGACGTGGCGGCCATGGCCGAGGCTGAGGACCCGGCCGAATTCCTTCGCATTCTGGCCGGAAAGATGAGCGAAGGGCTGCTCGCCTTGACCCGGTCCCGGCTCGTGACGATTGCAGCCGTGCATGGGGCAGCCGCGGGGGCAGGGCTCGCCCTGGTCCTGAACTCTGACCTGGTCCTGGCCTCCTCGAACGCGTCCTTCCAAAGTGCCTATGCCAAGGTGGGACTGACGCCTGACTGCGGCGTCTCGTACCTGCTGCCCCAAGTAGTAGGTCCGCGCCGGGCGGCCGAGATCTGCCTGTCGGGCCGCGTGGTTACGGCACCCGAGGCACTCCAGTGGGGGCTGGTCAATGAGGTGGTGGACGAATCCGCACTTCAGCTCCGGGCCGAAGACCTGGCCCTCCGGCTCGCGGGGTCTGCCGCTCAGACGCTGGGGCCGACCAAACGCCTGCTCACCCGGGCCGCTGTCGCCGCTTACGGAAAACATCTGGACGATGAAGTGGCGACCATTTCAACCATTGTCTCCCACGAAAACACCAGGAACCGCATCATTTCCTTTGCGGGCCGCAGCAAAGCCGGAGGACGTTCATGA
- a CDS encoding APC family permease: MNISSSPIASATEAGPQGKLAGSLGTGSIVFMVVAAAAPLTVIGGVTPLGFLLGNGAGFPSLYLVSAVILVLFSVGLSAMTRQVPRPGAFYTYVDYGLGRAPGMAAAYLALLTYTSIQAAVYGYIGELLRLTLTGMGVPDMPWWLYSLGMVGLVAVLGYRHIDLSAKVLGVLLVAEITIVLVLVGAVALTGGPEGLSLTPFEPSRALSGAPGIGLMLAMAAFIGFESTVVFRDEAKNPNRTIPKATYIAVIGIGSLYALVAWGLVMAWGPGGVVNAAAADPAGMLITTTLNYLGPLGAGIINVLMLTSLFAAALSFHNVLTRYKHAMAGNGVLHRSLATVHNRHRAPSASSLAQSGVAATVVLLFAVSGLDPILQVFTWMAGVSTLAISVLMAFTSAAVIVYFRRNSSDRRMWHTLVAPLLGLVGLGITATLVALNFPLLVGELDATGTPVFGPTSITLVSLTVVALIAGLVQSGLKRRQKDALA; this comes from the coding sequence ATGAATATCTCATCCAGCCCTATAGCAAGTGCGACGGAAGCCGGGCCGCAGGGAAAACTCGCCGGGTCTCTGGGCACCGGCTCCATCGTTTTTATGGTTGTTGCGGCCGCTGCGCCTTTGACGGTTATTGGCGGCGTTACCCCGTTGGGTTTCCTGTTGGGTAATGGAGCCGGGTTCCCCAGCCTGTATCTGGTCTCCGCGGTGATCCTGGTTCTGTTCTCCGTCGGCCTTTCGGCTATGACGCGTCAGGTCCCCCGCCCAGGCGCGTTCTATACCTACGTTGATTACGGGCTGGGCAGGGCGCCGGGCATGGCCGCGGCATATCTTGCCTTACTGACCTACACGTCGATTCAGGCTGCGGTGTATGGCTATATCGGTGAGCTGTTGCGGTTGACGCTTACAGGGATGGGCGTCCCTGATATGCCGTGGTGGCTCTACAGCCTGGGCATGGTTGGACTCGTTGCAGTTCTTGGCTACCGCCACATAGACCTCAGCGCCAAAGTGCTGGGTGTGTTGCTGGTCGCCGAAATCACGATCGTGTTGGTCCTCGTTGGTGCCGTCGCCCTTACCGGCGGGCCAGAGGGTCTGTCACTCACACCGTTTGAGCCCTCCAGAGCCCTGTCCGGCGCGCCGGGTATCGGGCTGATGCTGGCCATGGCCGCGTTCATCGGTTTCGAATCGACGGTGGTCTTCCGCGACGAAGCCAAAAACCCGAACCGCACCATCCCGAAAGCCACCTATATCGCCGTAATCGGCATCGGGTCGCTTTACGCATTGGTGGCCTGGGGTCTGGTCATGGCGTGGGGGCCTGGAGGGGTTGTGAACGCTGCCGCCGCGGACCCTGCGGGAATGCTGATCACCACCACTCTGAACTATCTGGGACCACTAGGAGCGGGCATAATCAATGTTCTGATGCTGACCAGCCTGTTCGCTGCGGCACTGTCCTTCCACAATGTCCTTACCCGCTACAAGCACGCCATGGCCGGCAACGGCGTATTGCACCGGTCGCTGGCCACGGTCCACAACCGGCACCGCGCACCCTCCGCCTCCTCCCTGGCACAGTCAGGTGTTGCAGCAACCGTAGTGCTCCTGTTTGCGGTATCAGGGCTGGATCCCATCCTGCAGGTCTTCACCTGGATGGCCGGCGTTTCAACGCTGGCGATCTCGGTGCTGATGGCCTTCACATCAGCAGCTGTCATCGTGTACTTCCGCAGAAACTCCTCGGACCGCCGAATGTGGCACACCCTGGTTGCCCCCCTCTTAGGCCTGGTGGGGTTGGGAATCACCGCCACATTGGTTGCCCTGAATTTCCCGCTGCTCGTCGGAGAGCTCGACGCGACAGGAACGCCTGTGTTCGGACCCACAAGCATCACCCTGGTGTCCCTGACCGTCGTTGCTCTGATCGCTGGGCTCGTCCAGTCAGGCCTCAAGCGTAGGCAGAAGGACGCACTCGCCTGA